The genomic DNA CTTCAGACAGCGTGGGGCAATCCTTGAGTTCCTCAACAATCTTCCCGACGAACTCCCCGTTGAGGCGTTCGGCTTTGTCGTCACCATCGACGTTGCTGACCTCGTCGACACGACCGCGGATACACTACAGTCGATTGCGATTTCGCTGGCCGCCGACGCCATCTTTCTCGCACTGCAGCTTCTCATGTTCGCGCTCGTGCTCTATGGGCTGTTGTTGCGGCCGAACGCCGTCGGGCGGGCGGCGTTTCGCGTGACGCCGAGCCCCTATCACGATATCCTCGTTGCCCTGCATCGGCGTATCGCCGGGACGCTGTATGCGCTGTATGTCATCCAAGCGGCGACGGCCGTGATTACGTTCCCGCTTGCGCTCATCGTTTTTTATCTGCTTGGGTACCCCGACGTGTTCGTGCTGGCGGTGTTGGCGGCGCTCTTGCAGTTCATCCCGATTGTCGGACCCGGGATGTTGGCCGCAGGGCTGGCCGGCCACGACGTGCTCGTCGGGATGCCGCATCGGGCGGTCGGCGTCATCATCCTCG from Natronomonas pharaonis DSM 2160 includes the following:
- a CDS encoding AI-2E family transporter, with translation MSSLRHRRYVLGGLLAAIGVLAAAVLWNVVGTVFFAVTVAYVLYPARQRLVNRGVPRRVASGLLTAAAFLTVVVLLAPIAWTIFRQRGAILEFLNNLPDELPVEAFGFVVTIDVADLVDTTADTLQSIAISLAADAIFLALQLLMFALVLYGLLLRPNAVGRAAFRVTPSPYHDILVALHRRIAGTLYALYVIQAATAVITFPLALIVFYLLGYPDVFVLAVLAALLQFIPIVGPGMLAAGLAGHDVLVGMPHRAVGVIILGPLFVGLLPDLLVRPRLAASKAKLPASLYFVGFVGGVLTVGVIGIIAGPLVVALLVEAVNLLSERNQSAA